One stretch of Papaver somniferum cultivar HN1 unplaced genomic scaffold, ASM357369v1 unplaced-scaffold_154, whole genome shotgun sequence DNA includes these proteins:
- the LOC113336894 gene encoding uncharacterized protein LOC113336894 — protein sequence MMEDEIVFNSKSISLDSGDLSSAEGNFQSSYKSDSPVTDESSVTNEVQELKEKSNFLDYQEGKPFNSEQKFFNVDMDYQGTNSGVRDCNIQNQDSNGAFRQIEGWKFITDNYLQQIPSYFFNFISLYSFAQLTQIASIGNVSSSVNSTRMIFDRGREFDDIVLELNSSSRYCLKLPSVNSEFLFAVLPNFDYGCILFDRGKVCKTSLRNSYLKMLVATSSDSFQRLLNYIGSNNYHLVLLNATSYAISEAVVPVKTSQGDSEDCNTLIPGRVFDRGRRLESIGNSSKFFLNTLTSGVCFLMGSSRMNEYTGNFVYEQLNNSKVFTVTNNELSSVKCVVVCSLDCARTLFDRGKDMKAIER from the exons ATGATGGAGGATGAAATTGTTTTCAATTCGAAATCAATTTCACTTGATTCAGGTGATTTGAGTTCAGCCGAAGGTAATTTTCAATCCAGTTATAAATCTGATTCCCCTGTAACCGATGAATCTAGTGTTACTAATGAAGTTCAGGAACTCAAGGAGAAATCGAATTTTCTGGATTATCAAGAGGGAAAACCGTTTAATTCTGAACAGAAGTTTTTCAATGTTGATATGGATTATCAAGGTACAAACAGTGGTGTGAGGGACTGCAACATACAAAATCAGGATTCAAATGGTGCATTTAGACAGATTGAAGGGTGGAAGTTCATTACAGATAATTACCTACAACAAATACCATCATACTTCTTCAATTTTATCAGTTTGTACTCCTTTGCTCAATTAACTCAAATTGCTTCTATTGGTAATGTTTCATCTAGTGTTAATTCTACTCGAATGATATTTGATAGAGGAAGAGAGTTCGATGATATTGTTTTAGAGTTAAATTCTTCCAGTAGGTATTGTTTAAAACTGCCAAGTGTGAATTCTGAGTTTTTGTTTGCTGTTTTACCTAATTTTGATTATGGTTGTATATTGTTCGATCGAGGTAAAGTGTGTAAGACCAGTTTGCGCAACTCCTATTTGAAGATGTTAGTTGCAACAAGTTCAGATTCGTTTCAGAGATTACTTAACTACATTGGAAGTAATAATTATCATCTGGTTCTTTTGAATGCAACTAGTTATGCAATTAGTGAAGCTGTAGTACCTGTGAAAACATCTCAAGGAGATAGTGAAGATTGTAACACGTTGATTCCTGGAAGGGTATTTGATCGGGGAAGACGGCTAGAATCGATTGGGAATAGTTCTAAATTCTTCTTAAATACTCTTACTTCTGGTGTGTGTTTTCTTATGGGGTCATCCCGGATGAATGAGTATACTGGGAATTTTGTTTATGAACAGCTTAACAACTCAAAGGTGTTCACTGTCACCAACAACGAATTGTCAAGTGTTAAGTGTGTTGTTGTCTGTAGCCTTGATTGTGCTAGAACATTATTCGATCGTGGAAAGGATATGAAAGCTATTGAGAG GTAG